The Geothrix sp. genome has a window encoding:
- a CDS encoding DUF2752 domain-containing protein: MRRVPWIALAALGLALGLALGLWAATFLAPLADLLPVCPFKRITGFACATCGATRCVLALAGGHWREAFHWYPAAAALAALPLAVLWDLRRAWRGDSYPALPDSRAARLAVWAALVGIWALQVARGI; the protein is encoded by the coding sequence ATGAGGCGCGTGCCCTGGATCGCCCTGGCGGCGCTGGGCCTCGCCCTGGGCTTGGCCTTGGGCCTCTGGGCCGCCACCTTCCTGGCGCCCCTGGCGGACCTGCTGCCGGTCTGCCCCTTCAAGCGGATCACCGGATTCGCCTGCGCCACCTGCGGGGCCACGCGCTGCGTCCTGGCGCTGGCCGGGGGGCATTGGCGCGAAGCCTTCCACTGGTACCCGGCCGCGGCCGCGCTGGCGGCGCTGCCGCTGGCGGTGCTCTGGGATCTCCGCCGCGCCTGGCGGGGGGACTCCTATCCGGCGCTGCCGGATTCCCGGGCCGCCCGCCTCGCCGTCTGGGCCGCCCTGGTGGGAATCTGGGCGCTCCAGGTGGCGCGCGGGATTTAG
- a CDS encoding lipocalin-like domain-containing protein, whose protein sequence is MKAILAGVLALACSAGVPDSGAFAVARPGYRFAFPRDHGSHPAFRSEWWYFTGHLWTPDGARRFGYQLTFFRQASPPATWKGSPAWRSDQLQLAHAALTDEAGHRFLVAERLDRAGLMAGAATDRLSVFHQDWRAEQDPSGRIRLHMTVRGATLDLALDPATPPVIFGEEGVSRKGADPSAASHYLTWPRLSAQGSLRLPEGPALAVRGQGWMDHEFSSNQLDAEQVGWDWAGIQLRDGRSLMAYRLRRRDGSQDPYSTVTEVDAGGRVRRRTQAFTLGATGTWRSPTSGAAYPTPLVLEAWGERHTLVPVLPDQELRTGRSSGITYWEGACRVLDAAGREVGEAYVELTGYAHSLKGRF, encoded by the coding sequence ATGAAGGCGATCCTGGCAGGTGTCCTCGCCCTCGCGTGCAGCGCCGGGGTTCCTGATTCCGGGGCCTTCGCGGTCGCCCGGCCCGGCTACCGGTTCGCCTTCCCGAGGGATCACGGCAGCCATCCCGCCTTCCGCTCCGAGTGGTGGTACTTCACCGGCCACCTCTGGACCCCGGATGGGGCCCGCCGGTTCGGGTACCAGCTCACCTTCTTTCGCCAGGCCTCGCCCCCGGCAACCTGGAAGGGCAGCCCGGCCTGGCGGAGCGACCAACTCCAACTGGCCCACGCCGCCCTGACCGACGAGGCCGGCCATCGCTTCCTGGTGGCCGAACGCCTGGATCGGGCAGGTCTGATGGCCGGGGCGGCCACCGACCGCCTGAGCGTGTTCCACCAGGACTGGCGGGCGGAACAGGATCCTTCCGGGCGCATCCGCCTGCACATGACCGTGCGCGGTGCGACCTTGGACCTGGCCCTGGATCCCGCCACCCCACCCGTGATCTTCGGCGAGGAGGGCGTGAGCCGGAAGGGGGCCGATCCCAGCGCCGCCAGCCACTACCTCACCTGGCCCCGGCTGTCGGCCCAGGGCTCCCTCCGGCTTCCGGAAGGACCCGCGCTCGCGGTCCGTGGCCAGGGCTGGATGGACCACGAGTTCAGCTCCAACCAGCTCGATGCCGAGCAGGTGGGCTGGGACTGGGCGGGCATCCAATTGCGGGACGGCCGCAGCCTCATGGCCTACCGCCTGCGCCGCCGGGACGGCAGCCAGGATCCCTACTCCACGGTGACCGAGGTGGATGCCGGGGGGCGCGTCCGCCGCCGCACCCAAGCCTTCACGCTGGGGGCGACCGGCACCTGGAGGAGCCCTACCAGCGGCGCCGCCTATCCCACGCCCCTGGTGTTGGAGGCCTGGGGAGAACGCCATACCCTCGTGCCGGTGCTCCCGGATCAGGAATTGCGGACGGGCCGCAGCTCCGGCATCACCTACTGGGAAGGCGCCTGCCGGGTCCTGGATGCCGCGGGGCGCGAGGTGGGCGAGGCTTATGTGGAGCTCACCGGCTACGCCCACTCTCTGAAGGGGCGATTCTGA
- a CDS encoding nucleoside transporter C-terminal domain-containing protein: MERFIGLAGIVAFMAIAYALSHKRSAIHWRTIGWGLTLQWIFALIVLKGSVISGLLSFLPFPKGTGWVVLVLMFTPMLLRRFASYENKALNWALFGVIVLGLLRGNLVGSSFDQMRIVVEHLMAYAHEGASFVFGSLSDGPGGKVGMVFAFAVLPTIIFVASIFAVLYYIGVMQWVVSAAARAMGRFLKVSGAESVSVAASILMGQTEAPLTIRPFLARMTRSELMVIMTAGMAHVSGSIMVAYVQVAHVDIVHLLTAVIMTAPGAVMMAKLLEPETETPETAGDIKVDIPNHDANVLDAAARGAFEGGQLAFNVAVMLIAFIALIYLLNGLMKAIHPGFSLELVLGAVFKPFAYLMGVPWIEAGQVGSLLGKRMVVNEFVAFLDLGAMTNLSTKARLVSTFALCGFANFSSIAIQVGGIGALVPERRGDLARLGIRAMLAGTLANFLSACIAGILS, from the coding sequence ATGGAACGCTTTATCGGATTGGCCGGAATCGTGGCCTTCATGGCGATTGCGTATGCGCTGTCGCACAAGCGGAGCGCCATCCATTGGCGCACCATTGGCTGGGGCCTCACCCTGCAGTGGATCTTCGCGCTGATCGTGCTCAAGGGCTCCGTCATCTCTGGCCTGCTGTCCTTCCTCCCCTTCCCGAAGGGGACCGGATGGGTGGTGCTGGTCCTGATGTTCACGCCGATGCTGCTGCGGCGGTTCGCATCCTATGAGAACAAGGCGCTGAACTGGGCGCTGTTCGGCGTGATCGTCCTCGGCCTGCTCCGCGGGAATCTCGTGGGCTCTTCCTTCGACCAGATGCGCATCGTGGTCGAGCACCTCATGGCCTACGCCCACGAAGGGGCCAGCTTCGTGTTCGGCTCGCTGTCCGATGGGCCCGGCGGCAAGGTGGGCATGGTCTTCGCCTTCGCCGTGCTGCCCACCATCATCTTCGTGGCCTCCATCTTCGCGGTGCTCTACTACATCGGCGTCATGCAGTGGGTGGTCAGCGCCGCAGCGCGGGCCATGGGCCGCTTCCTGAAGGTCTCCGGCGCTGAGAGCGTGAGCGTGGCCGCCAGCATCCTCATGGGCCAGACCGAGGCGCCCCTCACCATCCGGCCCTTTCTGGCACGCATGACCCGCAGCGAACTCATGGTGATCATGACCGCAGGCATGGCCCATGTGTCGGGCAGCATCATGGTGGCCTATGTGCAGGTGGCCCATGTGGACATCGTGCACCTGCTCACGGCCGTGATCATGACGGCGCCCGGCGCGGTGATGATGGCCAAGCTGCTGGAGCCTGAGACGGAAACGCCCGAGACGGCCGGCGACATCAAGGTGGACATCCCCAACCACGACGCCAATGTGCTGGATGCCGCGGCCCGGGGCGCCTTCGAGGGCGGCCAGCTGGCCTTCAATGTGGCCGTCATGCTCATCGCCTTCATCGCGCTCATCTACCTGCTCAACGGCTTGATGAAGGCCATCCACCCAGGCTTCAGCCTGGAGCTGGTGCTGGGCGCCGTCTTCAAGCCCTTTGCCTACCTGATGGGCGTGCCCTGGATCGAGGCCGGCCAGGTGGGATCGCTGCTGGGCAAGCGCATGGTGGTGAACGAGTTCGTGGCCTTCCTGGATCTGGGGGCCATGACGAACCTGTCCACCAAGGCCCGCCTGGTGTCCACCTTCGCCCTGTGCGGCTTCGCCAACTTCAGCAGCATCGCCATCCAGGTGGGGGGCATCGGCGCCCTGGTGCCCGAGCGTCGCGGCGATCTGGCCCGCCTGGGCATCCGGGCGATGCTGGCTGGGACCCTGGCGAATTTCCTGAGCGCCTGCATCGCCGGGATCCTCAGTTAG
- a CDS encoding ABC transporter permease yields the protein MSWLARRLVVRALAREWVRTLLTLVAVALGVAVFLSIRLANRAAVASFEQFTRGVGQGSDLIMQAEAGPLRESILPGLRPLAEWGWMRPVVEGSFARAGTLEGFQLMGLDLVSLGATAGEDSAAPQEAGPLHQTTEGFYALLQDPEAVLVPSALAAEGLGPGAFLEGFIQERPVRLRVVGLLPDPPNRPKLQRNLLVMDLPAAQRILNRAGELDRIEWGLRPGAHLADLEGQARHLLPPGLLLEPPEQRAESGRTMTAAFRFNLTILSLIALAVGAYLLFQAFDASVNRRRETWATLRALGLPPAGVTRLLLGEAALLGLLGSLLGVGLGWLLAQGTVKAVSRTVNALYGASSARSATLSGSEAGLVLTVGAFACLVAAWVPARRAALTPPVQLLAREGGPKPVRWGWAGGAGAASLLLGAGLAYGLHPSPGVAWHAYAGSGLALLGGSLVAVALLPLLGLPGRGLRSWRLRLALRPLLRPTGRHGFAAAALAVAVGMASGMGVMVQSFERTVLAWIGSSLRADLYVSPLGAAGAGSHHRMAPATADRLAADPAVAAADRFQMLPITFRGRPTFLGAGDMGVQASRGGLILAAGGPFPGPLRALREGGTTDPGVLASETFARHFGVRVGEVLELPVPGGTRRATVRGILADYGNERGSLILDRPVFLAWFQDAQVASVALYLKPGESPEAVAAQLRRGHPGLQIRSNGALRTQVTTIFRQTFALTYALEAIGLLVAVLGLAQGLTGLALARRGEIWSLRALGATRAELTGILVLEGLGVAMAGLLAGLGLGLLLARILVDVLNPQVFGWTLSFSVPWGFLGLATLSTLAAALLVLIPTARWGARLGADREVEEGA from the coding sequence ATGAGCTGGTTGGCACGGCGGCTGGTGGTCCGGGCCCTGGCGCGGGAATGGGTGCGCACGCTCCTCACCCTGGTGGCCGTGGCCCTGGGCGTGGCCGTGTTCCTCTCCATCCGGCTGGCGAACCGGGCCGCCGTGGCCAGCTTCGAGCAGTTCACCCGGGGGGTGGGCCAGGGATCCGACTTGATCATGCAGGCGGAGGCCGGCCCCCTGCGGGAGTCCATCCTCCCCGGCCTGCGGCCCCTGGCGGAATGGGGCTGGATGCGCCCCGTGGTCGAGGGGAGCTTTGCCCGGGCAGGTACGCTCGAGGGCTTTCAGCTGATGGGTCTCGATCTGGTGAGCCTGGGGGCCACCGCCGGGGAGGATTCCGCCGCCCCCCAGGAGGCAGGCCCTCTCCATCAGACGACGGAGGGTTTCTACGCCCTGCTCCAGGATCCGGAGGCGGTCCTGGTCCCCTCGGCCCTGGCGGCGGAGGGCCTCGGTCCCGGAGCGTTCCTGGAGGGTTTCATCCAGGAGCGCCCGGTCCGCTTGCGCGTGGTCGGCCTCCTGCCCGACCCGCCCAACCGCCCCAAGCTCCAGCGGAACCTCCTCGTCATGGACCTGCCCGCCGCCCAACGGATCCTCAACCGCGCGGGCGAACTGGACCGCATCGAATGGGGCCTGCGGCCCGGGGCCCACCTGGCGGACCTGGAGGGCCAGGCCCGGCATCTGCTCCCCCCCGGCCTCCTGCTGGAGCCTCCGGAGCAGCGCGCTGAGAGTGGGCGCACCATGACCGCCGCCTTTCGCTTCAACCTCACCATCCTCAGCCTCATCGCTCTGGCCGTGGGGGCCTACCTGCTGTTCCAGGCCTTCGATGCGTCCGTGAACCGGCGGCGCGAAACCTGGGCGACCCTGCGGGCCCTGGGCTTGCCCCCCGCCGGCGTCACGCGCCTGCTGCTCGGGGAGGCCGCCCTGTTGGGCCTCCTGGGGAGCCTGCTGGGCGTGGGCCTCGGCTGGCTGCTGGCTCAGGGCACGGTGAAGGCCGTCAGCCGCACGGTGAACGCCCTGTACGGCGCCAGTTCCGCCCGGAGCGCCACCCTCAGCGGCAGCGAAGCCGGACTCGTCCTGACGGTGGGTGCCTTCGCGTGCCTGGTGGCCGCCTGGGTTCCCGCCCGCCGGGCGGCCCTGACCCCGCCGGTCCAGCTGCTGGCCCGGGAGGGCGGTCCCAAGCCCGTGCGCTGGGGCTGGGCAGGCGGGGCGGGCGCCGCCTCGCTGCTGCTGGGCGCGGGCCTGGCCTACGGCCTCCATCCCTCCCCCGGCGTGGCCTGGCACGCCTATGCCGGGTCCGGCCTGGCCCTGCTCGGAGGATCTCTCGTGGCGGTGGCCCTGCTCCCCCTCCTGGGCCTGCCGGGGCGAGGTCTCCGGTCGTGGCGGCTCCGGCTCGCCCTGCGGCCCCTGCTGCGCCCGACAGGCCGCCACGGCTTTGCCGCCGCCGCCCTGGCCGTGGCCGTGGGCATGGCCTCTGGAATGGGCGTGATGGTCCAGAGCTTCGAGCGCACCGTGCTCGCCTGGATCGGCAGCAGCCTCCGGGCGGATCTGTATGTGTCGCCCCTCGGGGCCGCCGGCGCCGGCAGCCACCACCGCATGGCCCCGGCCACCGCGGATCGCCTCGCCGCGGATCCCGCCGTGGCCGCGGCGGATCGCTTCCAGATGCTGCCCATCACCTTCCGGGGCCGCCCCACCTTCCTCGGGGCCGGGGACATGGGCGTCCAGGCCTCCCGGGGCGGCCTCATCCTGGCCGCGGGAGGTCCCTTCCCGGGTCCCCTGCGCGCCCTTCGCGAGGGCGGAACCACCGATCCTGGCGTGCTGGCATCCGAGACCTTCGCCCGACATTTCGGGGTGCGGGTGGGAGAGGTCCTGGAGCTTCCCGTGCCCGGGGGCACCCGCCGGGCCACGGTGCGCGGCATCCTCGCCGACTACGGGAACGAACGGGGCAGCCTGATCCTCGACCGGCCGGTCTTCCTCGCCTGGTTCCAGGATGCGCAGGTGGCCAGCGTGGCGCTCTACCTCAAGCCCGGTGAATCGCCAGAGGCCGTGGCCGCGCAGCTCCGGCGCGGGCATCCCGGTCTGCAGATCCGCAGCAATGGCGCCCTGCGGACCCAGGTGACCACCATCTTCCGGCAGACCTTCGCCCTCACCTACGCGCTCGAAGCCATCGGCCTCCTCGTGGCGGTGCTCGGCCTCGCCCAGGGCCTCACCGGCCTGGCCCTCGCCCGGCGCGGCGAGATCTGGTCCCTGCGGGCGCTCGGCGCCACCCGGGCGGAGCTCACGGGCATCCTCGTGCTCGAGGGCCTCGGCGTGGCCATGGCCGGGCTCCTCGCGGGCCTGGGCCTGGGCCTCCTGCTCGCGCGCATCCTCGTGGATGTGCTCAATCCCCAGGTCTTCGGCTGGACGCTCAGCTTCTCGGTCCCTTGGGGGTTCCTGGGCCTGGCCACCCTGTCCACCCTGGCGGCGGCCCTCCTCGTGCTGATCCCCACGGCCCGCTGGGGGGCCCGGCTCGGAGCCGACCGGGAAGTCGAGGAGGGCGCATGA
- a CDS encoding ABC transporter ATP-binding protein: MAVLRARGVGKRFGPRWVLRSLDFDLAEGERVALLGPSGCGKTTFLNLLGGLDRPDAGAILLDGEPLHLATPERLADLRRSRLGTVFQFFHLIPTLTAEENLELPLRMLKWPEARIRARCAELIRAVGLASRAQAWPAELSGGEMQRVAVARALAARPAVLLADEPTGNLDRASGEAVLSLLAELTEQEGSALVMVTHSEAAAGICHRVLRMEDGRFL, from the coding sequence ATGGCGGTGCTGCGGGCCAGGGGCGTGGGCAAGCGATTTGGGCCCCGCTGGGTGCTCCGGTCCCTGGACTTCGACCTCGCCGAGGGCGAGCGGGTGGCCCTGTTGGGCCCCTCGGGGTGCGGCAAGACCACCTTCCTGAACCTGCTGGGGGGCCTCGACCGCCCCGATGCGGGGGCCATCCTCCTCGACGGCGAGCCCCTCCACCTGGCCACCCCCGAGCGGCTGGCGGACCTGCGTCGTTCACGCCTGGGCACGGTCTTCCAGTTCTTTCACCTGATCCCCACCCTCACGGCGGAGGAGAACCTCGAGCTCCCCCTGAGGATGCTGAAGTGGCCCGAGGCCCGGATCCGCGCGCGGTGCGCCGAGCTGATCCGGGCCGTGGGGCTCGCCTCCCGGGCCCAGGCCTGGCCGGCCGAGCTCTCCGGCGGGGAGATGCAGCGGGTGGCCGTGGCCCGGGCCCTGGCGGCCCGGCCCGCCGTGCTGCTGGCTGATGAGCCCACCGGGAACCTGGACCGGGCCTCCGGAGAGGCCGTCCTGTCCCTGTTGGCGGAGCTGACGGAGCAGGAGGGTTCGGCTCTTGTCATGGTCACCCATTCCGAAGCGGCTGCCGGCATCTGCCACCGGGTCCTCCGCATGGAAGACGGCCGCTTTCTATGA